One window from the genome of Actinoplanes teichomyceticus ATCC 31121 encodes:
- a CDS encoding acyltransferase family protein: MSLSPTTPDRAGHRPDIEGLRAVAVLLVVLGHAGVPLAAGGYVGVDVFFVISGFLITSLLRREAAAGRLSIHRFYARRALRLLPAAALVLVATLVAARLWLPAIRLGELARDALSATGYVANLRFALTGTDYLDADAAPSPFQHFWSLAVEEQFYLAWPLLLLVARTRARTAGVLVAVVAGSFTAGVLESARSAPWAYFGPHTRAWELGAGALLAVLAPRLRGAWPGAAGLAAILVAAVWCDGRTPYPGVAALLPVGGAMAVLAGGCRPLAARPLRAVGRLSYGWYLWHWPVLLIGPAALGVDASPPLALLLAAAALGLSWVTYHLVENPLRRHPRLRRRPNRALGLGAGLSGAVAATAVTVALLPHPVPAGAAIRDLPVATARAADPYAVVARAVRAARDTRELPANLTPSLARVNADKARVWADGCHVEAPATAAPAGCVYGDPAGSTTVVLYGDSHAAHWFPALQRVAGRHRWRLVSLSKSSCSAADLRLWHDGLRREYTECARFHAGALARIRALRPGLVVIGSSFNYRPVDTRADESGQWRAAWQRTAAALRATGARVAIIADTPYLGGERVPVCLARQARLKRIDRCGRRVPAALRGPAQRRSLTGLTGVTVIDPVPWLCAGFCPPVIGNVLAYRDTNHLTTTYARTVAPLLDAALPEPE; this comes from the coding sequence ATGAGCCTCTCGCCGACGACCCCGGACCGGGCCGGTCACCGTCCCGACATCGAGGGCCTGCGCGCGGTCGCGGTGCTCCTGGTGGTGCTCGGGCACGCCGGGGTGCCGCTGGCCGCCGGCGGCTACGTGGGCGTGGACGTGTTCTTCGTGATCTCCGGCTTCCTGATCACGTCGCTGCTGCGGCGCGAGGCGGCGGCCGGCCGGCTGTCGATCCACCGGTTCTACGCCCGCCGCGCCCTGCGCCTGCTGCCGGCCGCCGCGCTGGTGCTGGTCGCCACGCTGGTCGCGGCCCGGCTCTGGCTGCCGGCGATCCGGCTGGGCGAGCTGGCCCGGGACGCCCTGTCGGCCACCGGCTACGTCGCCAACCTGCGGTTCGCGCTCACCGGTACGGACTATCTCGACGCCGACGCCGCCCCGTCCCCGTTCCAGCACTTCTGGTCGCTGGCCGTGGAGGAGCAGTTCTACCTGGCCTGGCCACTGCTGCTGCTCGTCGCGCGGACCCGGGCCCGGACCGCCGGGGTGCTGGTGGCAGTGGTGGCCGGCTCGTTCACCGCCGGGGTGCTGGAGAGCGCGCGGTCGGCGCCGTGGGCGTACTTCGGGCCGCACACCCGGGCGTGGGAGCTGGGCGCCGGCGCCCTGCTCGCGGTGCTCGCCCCGCGGCTGCGCGGCGCCTGGCCGGGAGCGGCCGGGCTGGCCGCGATCCTGGTGGCGGCGGTGTGGTGCGATGGGCGCACCCCGTACCCGGGTGTCGCCGCCCTGCTGCCGGTGGGCGGCGCGATGGCCGTGCTGGCCGGCGGGTGCCGGCCGCTGGCGGCCCGCCCGTTGCGAGCCGTCGGCCGGCTGTCCTACGGCTGGTACCTGTGGCACTGGCCGGTCCTGCTGATCGGTCCGGCGGCGCTGGGTGTGGACGCGTCACCGCCGCTGGCCCTGCTGCTCGCGGCCGCCGCGCTCGGCCTGTCCTGGGTCACGTACCACCTGGTGGAGAACCCGCTCCGGCGGCACCCGCGGCTGCGCCGGCGGCCGAACCGGGCGCTGGGGCTGGGCGCCGGCCTGTCCGGCGCGGTCGCCGCCACCGCGGTCACCGTCGCGCTGCTGCCGCACCCGGTGCCGGCCGGCGCCGCGATCCGGGACCTGCCGGTGGCGACCGCGCGGGCCGCCGACCCGTACGCGGTCGTCGCCCGCGCGGTGCGCGCCGCCCGCGACACCCGGGAGCTGCCGGCGAACCTGACCCCGTCCCTGGCCCGGGTGAACGCGGACAAGGCACGGGTGTGGGCGGACGGATGCCACGTGGAGGCGCCGGCCACGGCCGCCCCGGCCGGCTGCGTCTACGGCGACCCGGCCGGGTCGACGACCGTGGTGCTCTACGGCGACTCGCACGCCGCCCACTGGTTCCCCGCGTTGCAGCGGGTGGCCGGGCGGCACCGCTGGCGGCTGGTGTCGCTGAGCAAGTCCTCCTGCTCCGCCGCCGACCTGCGGCTGTGGCACGACGGGCTGCGGCGCGAGTACACCGAGTGCGCCCGGTTCCACGCCGGGGCGCTGGCCCGGATCCGGGCGCTGCGCCCCGGCCTGGTGGTCATCGGGTCCAGCTTCAACTACCGGCCGGTGGACACCCGTGCCGACGAGTCCGGCCAGTGGCGGGCGGCCTGGCAGCGCACCGCCGCCGCGCTCCGGGCGACCGGCGCGCGAGTGGCGATCATCGCGGACACGCCGTACCTGGGCGGTGAGCGGGTGCCGGTCTGCCTGGCCCGGCAGGCCCGGCTCAAGCGGATCGACCGCTGCGGGCGGCGCGTGCCGGCCGCCCTGCGCGGGCCGGCGCAGCGGCGCTCGCTCACCGGCCTCACCGGGGTCACCGTGATCGACCCGGTGCCGTGGCTGTGCGCCGGCTTCTGCCCGCCGGTGATCGGCAACGTGCTCGCCTACCGCGACACCAACCACCTGACCACGACGTACGCGCGGACCGTCGCCCCGCTGCTGGACGCGGCGCTACCGGAACCGGAGTAG
- a CDS encoding GtrA family protein, protein MRSTAEPVGPGPAGGAPRGAEPARLVRYAVSGGASALTHVGVGLAGLRLLHLGPVTASTTGFTASVVVSYLLQRAWVFRCAAGHVVAGPRFLAVTAAAAVVNTVVLWLGAGVLAAPYPVAQAFALALIPLVNYVLNARWTFAGR, encoded by the coding sequence GTGCGGAGCACCGCTGAGCCGGTCGGTCCGGGTCCGGCGGGCGGCGCGCCGCGGGGCGCGGAACCGGCGCGCCTGGTCCGCTACGCCGTGAGCGGCGGGGCCAGCGCACTGACCCATGTCGGTGTCGGCCTGGCCGGCCTGCGCCTGCTGCACCTGGGCCCGGTGACCGCCTCGACCACCGGGTTCACGGCCAGCGTCGTGGTGTCCTACCTGCTGCAACGCGCCTGGGTGTTTCGCTGCGCGGCCGGGCACGTGGTGGCCGGCCCGAGGTTTCTGGCCGTCACCGCGGCCGCCGCCGTGGTGAACACGGTCGTGCTGTGGCTCGGCGCCGGGGTGCTGGCCGCGCCGTACCCGGTGGCGCAGGCGTTCGCCCTGGCGCTGATCCCGCTGGTCAACTACGTGCTGAACGCCCGCTGGACCTTCGCCGGGCGGTGA
- a CDS encoding glycosyltransferase family 2 protein, with protein MGELISVVAPVYNEGAGVDRFVGRMAEALAGHDYELILVDDGSGDDSWRRIAACALREPRVLGVRLSRNFGKEAALLAGLEHATGDATVVIDADLQHPPSAVAEMIRRWRSGAQVVEAVKRNRAGQSLGSRLGARVFNRAFTRLTRVDLVDATDFRLLARPALDALLRMPEHSSFFRGTSSWIGFRRETVEVDIDHREGGASRWTARSLFRLAVNGLTSFTSAPLHLVTAVGLAFAAFSAVLGVQTLVRWMRGDSVAGFPTVILLLLVTGTFVLLGLGVIGEYLARIHEEVRGRPRYLVQERAGAAAVAETTGARRLPPLDVPEQWVGRAEHR; from the coding sequence ATGGGCGAGCTGATCTCGGTGGTCGCGCCGGTCTACAACGAGGGCGCCGGCGTGGACCGTTTCGTCGGCCGGATGGCCGAGGCGCTGGCCGGCCACGACTACGAGCTGATCCTGGTGGACGACGGCTCGGGCGACGACTCGTGGCGCCGGATCGCCGCCTGCGCGCTGCGCGAACCCCGCGTGCTCGGGGTACGGCTGTCGCGCAACTTCGGCAAGGAGGCGGCCCTGCTGGCCGGCCTGGAGCACGCGACCGGCGACGCCACCGTGGTGATCGACGCCGATCTGCAGCACCCGCCGTCGGCGGTCGCCGAGATGATCCGGCGGTGGCGGTCCGGCGCGCAGGTGGTCGAGGCGGTCAAGCGCAACCGCGCCGGCCAGTCGCTGGGCAGCCGCCTCGGCGCCCGTGTCTTCAACCGGGCCTTCACCCGGCTGACCCGGGTCGACCTGGTCGACGCCACGGACTTCCGGCTGCTCGCCCGTCCGGCGCTGGACGCCCTGCTGCGGATGCCCGAGCACTCGTCGTTCTTCCGCGGGACCAGCAGCTGGATCGGTTTCCGCCGGGAGACCGTCGAGGTGGACATCGACCACCGGGAGGGCGGTGCGTCGCGCTGGACGGCGCGCTCGCTGTTCCGCCTCGCGGTCAACGGCCTGACCTCGTTCACCTCCGCGCCGCTGCACCTGGTCACCGCCGTGGGCCTGGCCTTCGCCGCGTTCTCGGCGGTGCTCGGCGTGCAGACGCTGGTCCGGTGGATGCGGGGCGACTCGGTGGCCGGGTTCCCCACGGTGATCCTGCTGCTGCTGGTGACCGGCACGTTCGTCCTGCTCGGGCTCGGCGTCATCGGGGAGTACCTGGCCCGCATCCACGAGGAGGTCCGCGGCCGCCCGCGCTACCTGGTCCAGGAGCGGGCCGGCGCCGCGGCGGTGGCCGAGACGACCGGCGCGCGGCGGCTGCCACCGCTGGACGTCCCGGAACAGTGGGTGGGGCGTGCGGAGCACCGCTGA
- a CDS encoding glycosyltransferase yields the protein MTATVHDVAILSDFRYPGGNSAAIAAEVRAQAEAGLRTALVHVPSPHNRDGLPFSPRIAELLREGLAELAVPDAATDARLLVVRQPRIFTADLAVVPRVHAERTVMVINQAPGDAADPARYYDVGEIRDRVSRYFGPVVEWAPISPRIRAEVLRSAPDAPLAGADWHEIIDVARWWTGRDRPVAGVPVLGRHGRCDPVKWPRTAAELLLAYPERDDLRVRVLGGGEIATRLLGRRPANWELLPFGAEQPADFLRTLDFFVYFHDPDLVEGFGRTILEAMAAGVPAIVGPHFRPLFGDAALYTTPAGVEPLVRELWADRDRYRAVVARARDLVQRRYGPGTHLARLAERGVPTRPAARRAPARIGRDRAVSRPRPVLMLSDNGAGLGHLSRLMAIGRRLPASCPAVIATQSYGASLAHREGFLTEYLPSRAVLGLPRPRWTGFLRARLEHLVDLHRPAVVAVDSVPHDGIVAAAAARPDVTWVWVRRPMWRRDTGAEWIARGPAFDGILEPGEFAAAADEGPTVADRGGVHAVDPIMLLDRGDLAGPDEARAVLGVQEGRPAALLQLGAGNIDDITSPLRRGARLLREAGFQVLLAESMIATEPTPPVPGARVVKVYPISRYLRGLDLVVSASGYNSFHELLAFGVPAVFVPNRRTALDDQVARARFAAATGAALCVEDPQGAELDRVLAEAARPEVRAGLTRRCAQVGFGNGAAAAARWLAGLAAENVRSGA from the coding sequence ATGACCGCGACCGTCCATGACGTGGCGATCCTGTCGGACTTCCGGTACCCGGGCGGCAATTCCGCGGCCATCGCGGCCGAGGTGCGCGCCCAGGCGGAGGCCGGATTGCGCACCGCCCTGGTGCACGTGCCGTCCCCGCACAACCGGGACGGCCTGCCGTTCAGCCCGCGGATCGCCGAACTGCTCCGCGAGGGCCTGGCCGAGCTCGCCGTGCCGGACGCCGCCACGGACGCCCGCCTGCTGGTGGTCCGCCAGCCCCGGATCTTCACCGCCGACCTGGCCGTGGTGCCCCGGGTGCACGCCGAGCGGACCGTCATGGTGATCAACCAGGCGCCCGGCGACGCCGCGGACCCGGCCCGCTACTACGACGTCGGCGAGATCCGCGACCGGGTCTCGCGGTACTTCGGCCCGGTCGTCGAGTGGGCGCCGATCAGCCCGCGGATCCGCGCCGAGGTGCTGCGGTCCGCGCCGGACGCGCCGCTGGCCGGCGCGGACTGGCACGAGATCATCGACGTGGCCCGGTGGTGGACCGGGCGGGACCGGCCGGTCGCCGGCGTGCCGGTGCTCGGCCGGCACGGACGCTGCGACCCGGTGAAGTGGCCACGCACCGCCGCGGAGCTGCTGCTGGCCTACCCGGAGCGGGACGACCTGCGGGTCCGGGTGCTGGGCGGCGGCGAGATCGCGACCCGGCTGCTGGGCCGGCGCCCGGCGAACTGGGAGCTGCTGCCGTTCGGCGCCGAACAGCCGGCGGACTTCCTGCGCACCCTCGACTTCTTCGTCTACTTCCACGACCCCGACCTGGTCGAGGGGTTCGGCCGGACCATCCTGGAGGCGATGGCCGCCGGGGTGCCCGCGATCGTCGGCCCGCACTTCCGGCCGCTCTTCGGCGACGCCGCGCTCTACACCACCCCGGCCGGGGTGGAGCCGCTGGTCCGCGAGCTGTGGGCGGACCGGGACCGGTACCGCGCGGTGGTCGCCCGGGCCCGGGACCTCGTCCAGCGCCGGTACGGTCCCGGCACGCACCTGGCCCGGCTCGCCGAGCGCGGCGTGCCCACCCGCCCGGCCGCGCGCCGCGCGCCGGCCCGGATCGGCCGCGACCGGGCCGTATCCCGCCCCCGGCCGGTGCTGATGCTCAGCGACAACGGCGCCGGACTGGGGCACCTGTCCCGGCTGATGGCGATCGGCCGCCGTCTGCCGGCGAGCTGCCCGGCGGTGATCGCGACCCAGTCGTACGGGGCGTCGCTCGCCCACCGGGAGGGCTTCCTCACCGAGTACCTGCCGTCGCGCGCCGTGCTCGGCCTGCCCCGGCCACGCTGGACCGGTTTCCTGCGGGCCCGCCTGGAGCACCTGGTCGACCTGCACCGCCCGGCCGTCGTCGCGGTGGACAGCGTCCCGCACGACGGCATCGTGGCGGCCGCCGCGGCCCGCCCGGACGTCACCTGGGTGTGGGTGCGCCGGCCGATGTGGCGGCGGGACACCGGAGCCGAGTGGATCGCCCGGGGTCCGGCCTTCGACGGCATCCTGGAGCCCGGCGAGTTCGCCGCGGCCGCCGACGAGGGCCCGACCGTGGCCGACCGCGGCGGCGTCCACGCGGTCGATCCGATCATGCTGCTGGACCGCGGTGACCTGGCCGGGCCGGACGAGGCGCGGGCCGTGCTCGGCGTCCAGGAGGGCCGGCCGGCCGCGCTGCTGCAGCTCGGCGCCGGGAACATCGACGACATCACGTCGCCGCTGCGCCGCGGCGCCCGGCTCCTGCGCGAGGCGGGTTTCCAGGTGCTGCTCGCCGAGTCGATGATCGCCACCGAGCCGACGCCGCCGGTGCCCGGCGCCCGGGTCGTCAAGGTGTACCCGATCAGCCGCTATCTGCGCGGACTCGATCTCGTGGTCAGCGCGTCCGGCTACAACTCGTTCCACGAACTGCTCGCCTTCGGGGTGCCGGCGGTGTTCGTGCCGAACCGCCGGACCGCGCTCGACGACCAGGTGGCCCGGGCCCGGTTCGCGGCGGCGACCGGCGCGGCGCTGTGCGTCGAGGACCCGCAGGGCGCGGAGCTGGACCGGGTGCTGGCCGAGGCGGCGCGCCCGGAGGTACGGGCCGGACTCACCCGGCGGTGCGCGCAGGTGGGATTCGGCAACGGCGCGGCGGCCGCGGCCCGGTGGCTGGCGGGGCTGGCCGCCGAGAACGTACGAAGCGGAGCGTGA